The Ichthyobacterium seriolicida sequence AATTACCTTATACAATATTCTCGACACCTCAGCTGGTGTATAAAATTGCCCCTTACTCTTACCAGATTCCGTTGCAAAGTGACGCATTAAAAATTCATAAGCATCACCTAGGATATCGTCATCCTCAACACGGTTGTTTTTAAAGTTTAGTGCTGGATTCTCGAATATGGCTATCAACTTAGAAAGTAATTCTACCTTCTCTTTACCACTACCTAATTTTTCATCATCATTAAAATCGACAAACTCTAAAGATCCCTTTAATCCATCGGATAAAGACAATGGCATAAGTATTTCTTTGTTTATACGGTCACCAATATCTGGTTGCCCCTTAAGAGCCACCATATCATCAAATGAAGCGCCTTTAGGCACTTCAATTAAACTCATTGGGCTACCAGCATACTTGTCTGATACATACTTCACAAATAACACGGTAAGTACATAATCTTTATACTGGGATGCATCCATGCCACCTGTTCCTCTTAACTTATCACAGCTTTCCCAGAGGCTACTGTATAATTCAGATTTCTTTATTGCCATATTTAATCTTCTACTTCTTTATTCTCAAATAATAACTCTTTCACATTTACATCAAGTAATTCCGCAATCTTATATAACACCTCAACGTTTGTTTGTCTAGCATTATTTACATAGCCATTAACCACGTTGTAGCTTTTCTCGATTCTGTTGATGACATGAAAAATATTAGATGTCAAATGTAGGAATACACCCTAAATTATAGGATGAAAAAACAAGTGTATTTTAGGAGAATGACACTATTCTGTAAAATGTGTAAAGTTTATATTTAGGATAAAAAATTCTAGATATTTTTTTAAAAAACCAATTAAAACTTTACACAAATGAAAAAAAAGAAGAGTTGTTAAAAGATGGATTCTTAAAACAATTCAAAACAGGGAAGGTCTGCTGTCATTTCTAAAAGATATTCAGAAACGAGGTATTGAAAATATTCTAGAAGGGGAATTAGATTCACATTTGGATTATTCTAAATATGAGCAATCAAAGAATACAAATTTCCGCAATGGCTATTCTACAAAAAATGTTAGGACATCATTAGGAGAGAGCAAGATTAAAGTTCCAAGAGATAGAGATTCCTCTTTTAATCCTATGCTAGTTCCCAAACCCAAGAATATATTCCTGAGGTGGATATGCGGAAAAGATCTCAAAGGAGTAGATCCTGGGATCCAGCCTTCTATTAAACCATCAGTCCCTTCTTGTCCATTAGAAAATAATCCAAACTCGGCTTATAAGCGTATCGCTTTACAGTTCTGCTGACTAAAAATAAGTTTAGAATATATAAAACCTAATATCTCTATCACTCGTTTATTTCAATTCAATAAAATTGACTCTTGCCATTGCAATAGGTCCAGTTCTTCTTTCAGTTACAGGATCAAGACCTTCTACAGGTATATCTTGCACATATAATTTTCTTTTTGATGAATCCCATATCACGTAAGGTTCGCCAAATGGTCCGCCAAATGAGAAAGTGTTTTTATTAATCTTTTTTGGCGTTCTGCTCTTCCAACCCAATCTAACTTTCCCATCAGAATCGGTATTCATACAACAGGTCCCATTATGTTTTAAAATTTTTAAATAGATTCTAACTGTATTTTCTTCTTCAATAGGAAAATCAATTTTTAATATAGAGTGCCCTTCACTAAAATTAATAGCAGGCATTATGTTGAGACTTTTTGATATCCTACCAACAGTATTAAGATCCCTCTCTAATTGATCTCTTGTTATATTATATTTCTTTGCAAACTCTGCTCGGATATTGCTGACAACCTCTATATTGATAGCTTTAAACCTTTTCCCTTTCAAATTTTCAATAATGTTGGTTTCGTAAACTACACTTATAACGTACTTCCGTTTCCTGTTATTCTCATCAATAGATTCCACTGTATAATCCTTTTTAGGGTTTTTGAAAGTTACGCTTGACAAATCTACTTTCACAGTATTAGAAGTCATAGGCGAACCATTTAGGGTGAGTTTAACGGTTTCGACTTCTTTAATAAATATAACTTCTACAGTAGCCTCTTTAGTTCCCTTTGTCTTAGTAATAATAAGATTATCCTTATTTGAGGAGTCTACCTTAAGATTTTGATTGGCAGTTATATTGTGCCTCACCGTAAAAGATTTTGGCTCTTCTATTTTATCGTCTGAACAGCTTACACTTAATAATAACAATAAGCCTAGGTGGCTAATAATTTTATTTTTTTTTAGTATTTGTTTTAACATCATTTTGACTTTAATATTATTTGCAATCTATACAACTCGCTATAATAAGCGTCAATGTAGTATCTTTTTTTTAGAATTCTCAAATGTAATTTAAAGAATATTTTGTTCCATTTCATCATAGAGATAGCCAAGATAGAGATTACTTAAAGAGAAAAAGGATTATTTCTTCTAGACTTAGTCTAGAAGGGCAATAAATTTCTTAAAAAATATTCTACCCCTGAAATAAATAGTCTTGGTTTAAGATAACTTTATATATATTATATAAATCCTTTATAACTATCTTAAACCAATTTTTTTTTATAAGAAAGTCACTATTCCCGTCAATATATCGTAAACCCCTCCGACTATTTTTATCTCTCCTTTTTTGTCCATCTCGTTTAGGATATCGCTGTTCTTTTTGATATTCTCTATAGAGAGATTTACGTTTTCTACAATCACCTTATCTACGAAGGTTTCATTTTTTGATGATCTATCTCCTGTCTCTTCAACTCGATCTACAGCTGGTTTTATCTTGTCTAAAAGATGAGTTATATTTCCCAACTCCACATTGTCACAAGCTGATTTTATAGCTCCACAACGCGTGTGTCCTAAAACCAAAACCAATTTGGAACCAGATACCTTACAACTGTATTCCATACTTCCTAAAATATCTTTATTGATAATATTTCCAGCTACTCTAGACACAAAGACATCTCCTATTCCCAAGTCGAATACAGTTTCCACAGGAACTCTAGAATCTATGCAGCTCAGTATCACAGCAAATGGATATTGACCATCTTGAGTATCTTCTCTTTGAGAGGAAAAATCCCTGGTGATCATCTCTTTTTGTACAAACCGCTCATTGCCTTGTTTTAGGAGATCAATTGCTGTAGAAGGAGTGATCTCAGATTGTGATTTTTTGTTTTGTGTATCCATTGAGTTAAATTTAAAAATTAGCAAGAGTTAATATTCTGTTTTTAAATAGTCCATTTTAAAATAGTTTAAAATGCGTACATTTGCGGCGTACTTGTTCCCACAAAATTTTTGACAAATATGGTAAGTATTTCCGATTCTGCAAAAAAACAAATACGCAAGTTAATGGAAGAAGACAACATGGATTTACAAAAATCTTTTGTTAGAATTAAGGTCAATAGTGGAGGTTGTTCAGGTTTACATTACGACTTGTCTTTCGATACGATAAAAGGTGATAATGATGAGTCTTTTGAATCTGATGATATTAAGTTATTGGTTGACAAGAAGAGCTACATATACTTGGTGGGGACTGTTTTAGACTACTCTGGCGGAATAAGTGGAAAGGGGTTTCAGTTTGTCAACCCGAATGCCACTAGAACTTGTGGATGTGGAGAGAGTTTTTCACTTTAATGCAATAAATGAAAGAATTAGGTAAAAGCGATAAGATTTTAGAAGAGGTAACCTCTTCCACATACAAATACGGTTTTGTAACCGATATAGAATCCGATACTATAGAAAAGGGCTTAAGTGAGGATGTAATAAGAATTATATCTAAGAAGAACGAAGAGCCTGCCTGGCTGTTAGATTGGAGATTAGATGCTTTTGAAAGACTAAAGGAAATGGATGAGCCTGAGTGGGCAAATATCAATTACAAAAAACCAGATTTACAAGATATCAGTTATTACTCAGCTCCTAAGAAAAAGAAGAGGTACAACAGTCTAGATGAGGTAGATCCTGAGTTGTTAAAAACCTTCGACAAGTTGGGTATCTCAATAGAGGAACAAAAGAGGATATCTGGGGTTGCCATGGATGTAGTAATAGACAGTGTATCTGTTGTAAACACTTTCAAGGAAGAACTTGGCAAATTGGGAATAATATTTTGCCCTATTGGAGAGGCTATAAAGGAGCATCCAGAATTAGTTAAGAAATACATAGGAAGTGTAGTTCCAAAACAAGACAATTTTTATTCTGCTTTAAATTCTGCTGTTTTTTCTGATGGCTCTTTTTGTTATATACCTAAAGGGGTCAGGTGTCCTATGGAATTATCTACATATTTTAGGATAAACCAATCTGGTACTGGTCAATTTGAGAGAACACTTTTAATAGCTGATGAAGATTCATATGTGAGCTATTTAGAAGGATGTACAGCGCCTCAAAGAGATGAAAATCAGTTGCACGCTGCAGTTGTTGAAATAATAGCTCTAGATGGGGCTGAGGTAAAATATTCTACAGTACAGAATTGGTATCCAGGCGATAGCAGGGGGATTGGTGGAGTTTTTAACTTTGTCACAAAAAGAGGGTTATGCAAAGAAAGAGCTAAGATATCTTGGACTCAGGTCGAGACTGGATCTGCTATAACTTGGAAATATCCATCTTGTATATTGGAAGGAGATAATTCCATAGGTGAATTCTATTCTATAGCTTTAACTAATAATTTACAGCAGGCTGACACTGGCACTAAAATGGTGCATATAGGAAAGAACACCAAGAGTACTATTATATCTAAAGGCATATCTGCAGGTTTATCTAATAATAGTTATAGGGGATTAGTAAAGGTTACTAAAAATGCAGATAACGCTAGGAATTTCACTCAATGTGATTCTCTCTTGATGGGAGATAAGTGTGGAGCTCATACTTTTCCGTATATAGATGTCAATAATAAAACGGCTCAGCTAGAGCATGAAGCTACCACTTCTAAGATAGGAGAAGATCAGATATTTTATTGTAATCAAAGAGGCTTGGATACTGAAAAAGCAATAGCTATTATAGTCAATGGGTTCTCCAAAGAAGTACTGAATAAATTACCTATGGAATTTGCCGTAGAAGCGCAAAAACTCTTAGAGATATCTCTAGAGGGTAGTGTGGGCTAGATTGAAAAAAAACGTGATCTATTTGTATTATGACTACTCATCTGAGTATAACATTGATTCGAATTTAATAAACAAATATTTAAATACTAAAGATTAAAAATTAACAGAAGGTAATGTTAAGTATAAAAGATTTAAGAGCTTCTAT is a genomic window containing:
- a CDS encoding carbonic anhydrase family protein; translated protein: MDTQNKKSQSEITPSTAIDLLKQGNERFVQKEMITRDFSSQREDTQDGQYPFAVILSCIDSRVPVETVFDLGIGDVFVSRVAGNIINKDILGSMEYSCKVSGSKLVLVLGHTRCGAIKSACDNVELGNITHLLDKIKPAVDRVEETGDRSSKNETFVDKVIVENVNLSIENIKKNSDILNEMDKKGEIKIVGGVYDILTGIVTFL
- a CDS encoding HesB/IscA family protein codes for the protein MVSISDSAKKQIRKLMEEDNMDLQKSFVRIKVNSGGCSGLHYDLSFDTIKGDNDESFESDDIKLLVDKKSYIYLVGTVLDYSGGISGKGFQFVNPNATRTCGCGESFSL
- the sufB gene encoding Fe-S cluster assembly protein SufB codes for the protein MKELGKSDKILEEVTSSTYKYGFVTDIESDTIEKGLSEDVIRIISKKNEEPAWLLDWRLDAFERLKEMDEPEWANINYKKPDLQDISYYSAPKKKKRYNSLDEVDPELLKTFDKLGISIEEQKRISGVAMDVVIDSVSVVNTFKEELGKLGIIFCPIGEAIKEHPELVKKYIGSVVPKQDNFYSALNSAVFSDGSFCYIPKGVRCPMELSTYFRINQSGTGQFERTLLIADEDSYVSYLEGCTAPQRDENQLHAAVVEIIALDGAEVKYSTVQNWYPGDSRGIGGVFNFVTKRGLCKERAKISWTQVETGSAITWKYPSCILEGDNSIGEFYSIALTNNLQQADTGTKMVHIGKNTKSTIISKGISAGLSNNSYRGLVKVTKNADNARNFTQCDSLLMGDKCGAHTFPYIDVNNKTAQLEHEATTSKIGEDQIFYCNQRGLDTEKAIAIIVNGFSKEVLNKLPMEFAVEAQKLLEISLEGSVG